From a region of the Sporosarcina ureilytica genome:
- a CDS encoding NAD(P)/FAD-dependent oxidoreductase gives MYDVIIIGAGPSGLMASIAAAENGSKVLLLEKGKKPGNKLAISGGGRCNVTNRLPQEEIIKNIPGNGRFLYGPFSVFNNEDIIHFFENLGVPLKEEDHGRMFPVSNKAKDVVNALLEEMKRLNVDLKLETKVAKLLMDDEKILGVRLDNGEEIRAHAVVLAVGGKAVPQTGSTGDGYPWAERAGHTITTLYPTEVPLLSSEPFIISKELQGLALRDAAVSVLNAKGKTLVTHTMDMLFTHFGLSGPAILRCSQFVVKERMKNGNKPVTMNIDTLPSQNEEEVFQLINRTVKEDAKKQVNNSLKGIVPEKWLHFLLERATIDPTETGATLSAEKLRALAHLLKSFTLEVNGTQPIERAFVTGGGVSTKEIVPKTMASKKKDGLYFCGEILDVHGYTGGYNITSALVTGRIAGMSAGHYATLFV, from the coding sequence ATGTATGACGTAATTATTATTGGTGCAGGCCCGTCTGGTTTGATGGCTTCCATTGCGGCTGCAGAAAACGGAAGCAAAGTACTGCTCCTTGAAAAAGGGAAAAAACCAGGAAATAAACTGGCGATTTCTGGTGGAGGCCGCTGTAACGTAACAAATCGTCTTCCTCAAGAAGAGATTATTAAGAATATCCCGGGAAATGGTCGTTTTTTATATGGTCCGTTTTCCGTATTTAATAATGAAGATATTATTCATTTCTTTGAAAACTTAGGTGTTCCCCTTAAAGAAGAGGATCATGGAAGGATGTTTCCGGTTTCAAATAAAGCAAAAGATGTTGTGAATGCATTATTAGAAGAAATGAAACGACTCAATGTAGACTTAAAATTAGAAACAAAAGTTGCAAAATTGTTAATGGATGACGAAAAGATTCTCGGTGTTCGTCTCGATAATGGCGAAGAAATTCGTGCCCATGCGGTTGTTTTAGCAGTTGGTGGAAAAGCAGTCCCGCAAACTGGGAGCACTGGGGATGGATATCCTTGGGCGGAACGGGCAGGTCACACAATTACAACGCTGTATCCGACTGAAGTTCCTTTACTATCAAGTGAACCATTTATCATTTCCAAAGAGCTTCAAGGGCTTGCACTTCGAGATGCGGCCGTATCCGTTTTAAACGCGAAAGGAAAAACACTCGTTACGCATACGATGGATATGCTTTTCACTCACTTCGGATTAAGTGGTCCCGCAATTTTGCGATGCAGTCAATTTGTCGTCAAAGAACGGATGAAAAACGGCAACAAACCAGTAACAATGAATATCGATACACTTCCTTCACAAAACGAAGAAGAAGTATTCCAGCTAATCAACAGAACGGTTAAGGAAGATGCTAAAAAACAAGTGAATAATTCTTTAAAAGGCATTGTGCCTGAGAAATGGCTACATTTTTTATTAGAGCGAGCGACGATTGACCCAACTGAAACTGGCGCCACCTTATCTGCTGAAAAGTTACGGGCACTCGCTCATTTACTTAAATCCTTTACGTTGGAAGTGAATGGCACGCAACCTATCGAAAGGGCCTTCGTAACAGGAGGTGGCGTTTCAACCAAAGAAATCGTTCCAAAAACAATGGCTTCCAAAAAGAAAGACGGTCTCTATTTTTGCGGCGAAATCTTAGATGTCCATGGCTATACAGGAGGCTATAATATTACATCCGCACTTGTCACAGGTAGAATTGCAGGGATGAGCGCCGGTCATTATGCCACGCTTTTTGTCTAA
- a CDS encoding putative polysaccharide biosynthesis protein yields the protein MSSKLLKGTAILTIGLFLSKALGLFYLIPFYAIVGEENIGLYQYAYIPYNIALSIAISGAPLAISKFVSKYNALGDYATGRKILRGSMGIMILSGIVSFLILFFLAEPIAHLVRTDDEQIFTVEEIASVIRWVSYALLVVPMMSIVRGFLQGYNKMEPTAVSQLVEQIVRIAVVLIGGFIVVNFLHESPKVAVNFAVFAAAIGAIASLGVLYFYWRKYKPEFDYLLAKSPPASDVTIKDMYAEVFTYIIPFVLVGVINPLYQFVDMITFNSAMKSIGLAAVSDTYLGMLNLLTHKFVMIPVMVATGFSMALIPVITADYTKKNQIGITRSLDQTYQIMMYLTVPMVIGLAVLSDELYQLLYSKSDVGAAILASYAPVAILFGLYTVTAAILQGIDRHKWIVFTSLFGLLLKLMLNIPLIKLFETNGAIIATAIGYSVAVGLNIFIITKTLHYHSKLVFRRLILIGILNVVMFIAVFFTLKGLNAVNPVDGKMQALLYILICAGVGVIVYGYLSLKTGLAQKLFGERLTRITNKLGL from the coding sequence ATGTCGTCAAAACTTCTTAAAGGTACCGCCATTTTAACGATTGGGCTGTTTCTTTCGAAAGCGCTCGGTCTATTTTACCTCATTCCTTTTTATGCAATTGTTGGGGAAGAAAATATTGGATTATACCAATATGCTTATATCCCTTATAACATTGCTTTGTCTATTGCGATTTCCGGTGCGCCGCTCGCGATTTCTAAATTCGTGTCAAAATACAATGCCCTCGGCGATTATGCGACGGGTCGTAAAATATTAAGAGGTAGTATGGGCATCATGATCCTTTCGGGGATTGTATCTTTTTTAATATTATTCTTTTTGGCTGAGCCAATTGCCCATCTTGTTCGTACAGATGATGAGCAGATTTTCACAGTTGAAGAAATTGCCAGTGTGATTCGTTGGGTCAGTTATGCACTTCTTGTTGTTCCGATGATGAGCATTGTTCGCGGATTTTTGCAAGGTTATAATAAAATGGAGCCGACCGCCGTTTCTCAACTGGTCGAGCAAATTGTCCGTATTGCGGTTGTCTTAATAGGTGGATTTATCGTCGTGAATTTCTTACATGAATCCCCTAAAGTGGCCGTGAATTTTGCGGTTTTTGCTGCAGCGATTGGTGCGATTGCTAGTCTCGGGGTATTGTATTTTTATTGGAGAAAATATAAACCAGAATTTGATTATTTATTAGCGAAAAGTCCACCAGCGAGTGACGTAACGATTAAAGATATGTATGCAGAAGTTTTCACGTATATTATTCCTTTTGTATTAGTCGGTGTAATCAATCCACTTTACCAATTTGTAGATATGATTACATTTAACAGTGCGATGAAATCAATTGGGCTTGCAGCAGTATCTGATACTTATTTAGGTATGTTAAACCTTTTGACACATAAATTTGTTATGATTCCCGTAATGGTTGCGACTGGCTTCTCCATGGCATTAATCCCGGTAATTACAGCAGATTATACGAAGAAAAACCAAATCGGAATTACTCGTTCATTGGACCAAACGTACCAAATTATGATGTATTTAACAGTTCCAATGGTCATTGGATTGGCTGTACTATCTGATGAGTTATATCAGCTTTTATACAGCAAAAGCGATGTCGGGGCCGCAATACTCGCGAGTTATGCGCCCGTTGCCATTCTCTTTGGATTATACACGGTAACTGCCGCTATTTTACAGGGAATTGACCGCCATAAGTGGATTGTATTTACGTCTTTATTCGGCTTATTATTAAAATTAATGTTAAACATTCCTTTGATAAAATTATTTGAAACGAATGGGGCAATCATTGCGACGGCGATTGGCTATTCAGTTGCAGTTGGCCTAAACATATTTATTATTACAAAGACGCTTCACTATCATTCAAAATTGGTGTTTAGAAGATTAATTCTCATCGGGATTTTGAATGTCGTCATGTTTATCGCTGTTTTCTTTACATTAAAAGGATTAAATGCGGTAAACCCCGTAGACGGCAAGATGCAGGCATTGTTATATATCCTCATTTGTGCGGGGGTAGGCGTGATCGTTTACGGATATTTATCACTCAAAACAGGTTTGGCACAAAAGCTTTTCGGTGAACGATTAACAAGAATTACAAATAAACTCGGATTGTAG